GTTGGTGATCAGTGGTGAAGCGACCGACATTACCGGTGGCCAGGTTTTGGTTACCTTCAATGGCGTAACCTATACCGCCGATGTCGAGGGCGGCAGCTACAGCGTGACCATTCCCGCCGCTGATCTTGCCGGTATAGAAGACGGTGAATACACGCTGTCCATTTCCGCGCCAAATGCATCTGCCAGCAAAACTGTGCTGGTAGATACCGTAGTCGAAGGCGGCATCGCCTTTACCTCAACAGTGACGCCTGACAACGTCCTGTCCGTTGAAGAGTCAAATGAAGAACAGTTGATCACCGGCATTGCTTCAGGTGATTTTACTGCCGGCGACCTGGTCACTCTGGTGATCAACGGCCAGAGCTTTACCGGCGCGTTGAGCGCAGACGGTTCTTTTTCGATTGCTGTACCCGGTGCAGTACTTTACGCGGATCCGGACCAGCGCATTGAAGCCAGTTTTACCGCGACGGATGCCGCGGGTAATTCTCAGCTGATTACCGCCAATTTGGGTTATCAAATTCAAGCGCCCAACAACATGGGTACCTTGTCCATTGCCGGAGAGCCAGAAGAAGGCGCATTGCTGACCGCCAGTGTGTCGGACGCCGATGGTCTGTCTTCAGCCGTAACTTACCAATGGTTTGCTGACGGAGTGGCGATCGAAGGTGCTTCGGGCAACCAGCTGCTGTTATCAGGTGACCTGATTGGTCGTGTGATCAGCGTGTCGGCGACCTATACCGACGATCGAGGCTTTTCAGAAACGGTCACGGCTGGTATTGCGGAGCCCGTTGCTGATCTTCTGCCCCAGATTACGCTTAACGATACGACTATCACAGATGTCGATCAGCCCACATTCAGTGGCACCAGCGCCAATAGCGATGGCGATATCGTCCTGACGGTTAACGGCAAAGATTACACGGTTACGCCCGCGTCGGATGGCACCTGGTCTTTTACTATCCCATCAGCGGATGCGCTGGTCGATGGCAGTTATCTTGTGTCAGTTATCGCGAGCGATTCGCAGGGCAATAGCGTGTCAGCGAGTGACGCGTTTGTTGTTGAAGCGGTTGATGATCAATCGATCCTGACGCTGAGCAATGGCGCGGCGACGGAAGACAGCACGGTGGCGGGCGACGTGATCGCGACGTTCACGCTGACGGATGAAGAAGGCAATGCCACGGTGGACTTCACCGCGGGCAGCAACGACGACGGTTATTACGAAATCGTGGGCAGCGAAGTGCGGCTGACGGCGGCGGGTGAAGCGTACCTGGATGCGGGCAATGCGCTGCCGAACGTGAGCCTGAGCACGAACGATGGCGTGACTCAGACCAACACCGTGACCACGACGCTGGTAAACGACCCGA
This region of Simiduia agarivorans SA1 = DSM 21679 genomic DNA includes:
- a CDS encoding retention module-containing protein; translation: MANSYSATVTSAKVTAVQGQAWVIDAQGQQRELTANDVIRLNEWIQTADNSVLMLDMGRAALASFGANTKMRFDKAFLAGLDEAEKEGSLQQAISLDAIEQAVAEGRSLDDVLPATAAGGDATNASAGTEGVRIDLIAERVTPESGFETNRLGYDANRTFDPIGGRDSDGVRTVELNPSITIDALSVDDVINAAEKNQPLVISGEATDITGGQVLVTFNGVTYTADVEGGSYSVTIPAADLAGIEDGEYTLSISAPNASASKTVLVDTVVEGGIAFTSTVTPDNVLSVEESNEEQLITGIASGDFTAGDLVTLVINGQSFTGALSADGSFSIAVPGAVLYADPDQRIEASFTATDAAGNSQLITANLGYQIQAPNNMGTLSIAGEPEEGALLTASVSDADGLSSAVTYQWFADGVAIEGASGNQLLLSGDLIGRVISVSATYTDDRGFSETVTAGIAEPVADLLPQITLNDTTITDVDQPTFSGTSANSDGDIVLTVNGKDYTVTPASDGTWSFTIPSADALVDGSYLVSVIASDSQGNSVSASDAFVVEAVDDQSILTLSNGAATEDSTVAGDVIATFTLTDEEGNATVDFTAGSNDDGYYEIVGSEVRLTAAGEAYLDAGNALPNVSLSTNDGVTQTNTVTTTLVNDPIVLSVTLTDPITEDSAVAGDVVAQVSADDEDGGAISYSISHELRDRCEQRRGDPDRGGRGDREWRWRLAELRRDRELDHGRDVDGYGDGKPDRHDVGKRPVIP